Proteins from a single region of Harmonia axyridis chromosome 4, icHarAxyr1.1, whole genome shotgun sequence:
- the LOC123677913 gene encoding TBC1 domain family member 25: MFGFSREAIRVKVKKCEGSLPAEFRKFSVDPQITSFEVLQSILAKAFDLKGDFAICCRIDDGFDNGIYLPLVSDWDLDAAFLKAQNISLVTKNEPCLCLRVDLKPFEECSDDFEIRQPIIAQNRIKPLVPLQETKQQPRLHGIFNQVGKTINMMQRAFNFGEDVGNNTTLQYVPKAPLSDAEFRRFLDPVGQIINAKELRSCIYFGGIEPSLRKVVWKHLLNVYPKGMTGKERMDYIKKKALEYYSLRELWKTAIAQGSVDGELAYTTGMVKKDVLRTDRHHEFYAGNDDNQNIASLFNILTTYALNHPKVSYCQGMSDLASPLLVTMNDEAHAYICFCALMERLSTNFMIDGIAMTQKFTHLSEAIMYYDSEFYNYLKMHQADDLLFCYRWLLLEMKREFAFEDSLRMLEVLWSSLPADPPAVELKLFDVKFQLTPLSTPPMSPLVKTPRENAYSKVCAIRRRSSSMSLNSFKNKRKLDKVKRLNQSLDEMLTKSRNLSEIKPKQQSLDDAALYIKNKENSPKRSRAVKSPKTPNPSETSPVLEGSNEIGCEQPKHLSKPEPRARSVSPLEQKSDSAVILNNHINTCKTKTRSSSLSSSMTNLNKNKKKGGNHFKELKAKIASSKLFSSLDQLESTDIKEETENKPPKLIKNFNEFLHLASVNKNKISDKILKFSTETCVDNPKITLTKSSLDDSDTSQNSSNFSKSRCMSTTSCSGDDTFEDYSPDEYFPLTTSVTRELRLEMDNLDRRVFGEHFNDRLIDSSPSECTNDCQTERENDEINHITNAVKDIELEKAEEILENKRCDDVFIWENPLHQSSPSSHKLLPCENLQSSLDLNSELPTIVNEVSASKTVTPIRIINYTQTSNNFAEIQSVPIEPSIEASPEEPLQNMSIDNTIKMNGVDMTNSCEEVTENVRSAFLPPPDEFGGGNPFLMFLCTTVLLQHRDHIIEKGMDYNEMAMHFDKMIRRHNVISVLNQARQMYGSYMKKQSLMLGYKKT, translated from the exons ATGTTTGGCTTTAGTCGCGAAGCAATCAGAGTTAAAGTTAAA AAATGCGAGGGTTCCCTTCCAGCAGAATTCAGAAAATTCAGTGTGGACCCCCAAATTACATCATTCGAAGTTCTTCAGAGTATTCTTGCTAAAGCTTTTGATTTAAAGGGAGATTTTGCAATATGTTGCCGCATAGATGACGGATTTGATAATGGAATTTATCTTCCATTAGTGTCAGATTGGGACTTAGATGCGGCATTCTTGAA GGCTCAAAACATATCCTTAGTGACTAAAAATGAACCTTGTTTATGTCTTCGAGTTGATTTGAAGCCCTTTGAGGAATGTTCTGATGATTTCGAGATCAGACAGCCAATTATAGctcaaaatcgaataaaaccCTTGGTACCCCTGCAAGAAACCAAGCAGCAACCTAGGCTTCATGGAATTTTCAACCAG GTTGGGAAAACCATTAATATGATGCAACGTGCTTTCAATTTTGGGGAAGATGTTGGCAATAACACTACTCTACAGTATGTACCAAAAGCACCATTGTCTGATGCAGAATTTCGTAGGTTTCTCGATCCAGTTGGACAAATAATAAATGCCAAGGAGTTAAGATCTTGCATTTATTTTGGGGGCATTGAACCTAGTCTAAG AAAAGTCGTTTGGAAGCACCTTTTGAACGTTTATCCAAAAGGAATGACTGGCAAAGAAAGAATGGATTATATAAAGAAAAAAGCTTTAGAGTATTATTCTTTGAGGGAACTCTGGAAAACTGCAATAGCTCAAGGATCAGTAGATGGTGAACTAGCTTATACTACAGGGATGGTGAAAAAAGATGTGCTAAGAACTGATAGGCATCATGAATTTTATGCTGGAAATGATGACAATCAGAATATTGCATCACTCTTTAATATCCTCACTAC ATATGCTCTGAATCATCCAAAAGTAAGCTATTGTCAGGGTATGAGCGATCTTGCATCACCTCTATTAGTGACAATGAACGATGAAGCTCATGCCTATATTTGTTTCTGTGCTCTTATGGAAAGACTTTCTACAAATTTCATGATAGATGGTATAGCAATGACTCAAAAATTCACACATCTATCTGAAGCTATCATGTATTATGATTCAGAATTTTATAACTACCTCAAAATGCATCAG GCTGATGATTTATTGTTCTGTTACCGATGGCTTCTATTGGAAATGAAGAGAGAGTTTGCCTTCGAGGATTCATTGCGTATGCTGGAAGTATTATGGAGTTCTCTTCCAGCCGATCCTCCTGCCgttgaattgaaattgtttgacGTTAAGTTTCAACTGACGCCTTTGAGTACACCTCCTATGAGTCCTTTGGTGAAAACGCCGCGTGAAAATGCTTATTCCAAAGTTTGTGCTATAAGACGACGCAGTTCTTCTATGTCGTTGAACAGTTTCAAAAACAAACGGAAACTGGACAAAGTGAAACGATTGAATCAAAGCTTAGATGAGATGTTAACGAAATCTAGGAATCTCAGCGAAATTAAACCAAAGCAACAAAGTTTAGATGATGCTGCTTTATACATtaaaaataaggaaaattcCCCAAAGAGATCACGAGCAGTGAAATCACCAAAAACTCCTAATCCTAGCGAAACCTCCCCAGTATTAGAAGGCTCAAATGAAATAGGTTGCGAACAACCTAAACACCTATCCAAACCTGAACCTAGGGCTAGATCTGTGTCACCCTTGGAACAGAAATCTGATTCGGCTGTAATATTGAATAACCATATAAACACCTGTAAAACTAAGACACGCAGTTCCAGTTTGTCTTCCAGTATGACTAacctcaataaaaataaaaagaaaggaGGTAATCATTTCAAAGAACTCAAGGCTAAAATTGCTTCATCCAAACTATTCTCTTCTTTAGATCAATTAGAATCGACCGATATAAAGGAAGAAACGGAAAATAAACCtcctaaattaataaaaaatttcaatgaatttttgcatTTAGCATCTGTTAATAAGAATAAAATATcagataaaattttaaaattcagtaCTGAAACCTGTGTTGATAACCCGAAAATTACTCTCACCAAGTCCAGTCTTGATGATTCAGATACATCACAAAACtcatcgaatttttcaaaatcaagaTGTATGTCGACTACATCTTGCAGTGGAGATGATACTTTCGAAGATTATAGTCCTGACGAATATTTTCCACTCACTACATCTGTTACTAGGGAATTGAGGTTAGAGATGGATAACTTGGATCGGAGAGTTTTCGGAGAACATTTTAATGATCGTTTGATAGATTCTTCGCCTAGTGAGTGCACCAACGATTGTCAAACTGAAAGAGAAAACGATGAAATTAATCATATCACGAATGCCGTTAAAGATATTGAATTAGAAAAAGCagaagaaattcttgaaaataaaaggTGTGATGACGTCTTCATTTGGGAGAACCCTTTGCATCAATCTAGTCCCAGCTCGCATAAACTGCTCCCCTGTGAAAACCTCCAATCATCATTAGATTTAAATTCAGAATTACCGACTATAGTCAATGAAGTATCGGCTTCAAAAACAGTGACCCCTATCAGAATCATAAACTATACTCAAACGTCTAACAATTTTGCCGAAATACAATCTGTACCAATTGAACCTAGCATAGAAGCTTCTCCCGAAGAACCCTTGCAGAATATGAGCATTGACAATACAATAAAAATGAACGGTGTAGATATGACCAATTCCTGCGAGGAAGTTACAGAAAATGTGAGAAGTGCATTTCTTCCACCTCCCGATGAGTTTGGAGGTGGAAATCcatttttgatgtttttatGTACTACTGTTTTGTTGCAACATAGGGATCACATTATAGAGAAAGGTATGGATTACAACGAAATGGCTATGCATTTTGATAAGATGATTAGGCGACACAATGTTATTTCAGTCCTTAATCAAGCTCGGCAAATGTATGGGAGTTATATGAAAAAGCAGAGTTTGATGTTGGGATATAAAAAGACTTAA
- the LOC123678293 gene encoding DNA-directed RNA polymerases I, II, and III subunit RPABC1, with protein sequence MDDESETYKLWRIRKTVMQLCHDRGYLVTQDELDQTLEQFKEQFGDKPSEKRPSRGDLIVLVAHNDDPTDQMFVFFPDEPKIGIKTIKTYCQRMQDENIHRAIIVVQQGMTPSAKQSLVDMAPKYILEQFLESELLINITEHELVPEHVVMTPEEKQELLARYKLKENMLMRIQAGDPVARYFGLKRGQVVKIIRSSATAGRYISYRLVC encoded by the coding sequence atggatgaTGAATCGGAAACTTACAAATTGTGGAGAATTCGTAAAACAGTAATGCAGCTATGTCATGACAGAGGATATCTTGTTACTCAAGATGAATTGGACCAGACACTTGAACAGTTTAAAGAACAATTCGGAGATAAACCAAGTGAGAAGAGACCATCAAGAGGAGATCTTATTGTCTTGGTAGCCCATAATGATGATCCAACCGAtcaaatgtttgttttttttcctGATGAACCAAAAATTGGTATCAAAACTATCAAAACTTATTGTCAACGTATGCAAGATGAAAATATACATAGAGCCATCATTGTTGTTCAACAAGGAATGACCCCTTCAGCTAAGCAGTCATTGGTAGATATGGCGCCAAAGTATATATTAGAGCAATTTTTAGAATCCGAGTTATTGATTAATATCACTGAGCATGAGTTGGTTCCAGAACATGTAGTGATGACACCTGAAGAAAAACAAGAACTATTGGCCAGGTATAAACTGAAAGAAAACATGCTGATGAGAATTCAGGCAGGTGATCCTGTTGCTAGATACTTTGGATTGAAAAGAGGACAGGTTGTGAAAATTATTAGGTCCTCAGCCACTGCTGGTCGATATATCTCTTATAGACTTGTTTGTTGA